One window of Centropristis striata isolate RG_2023a ecotype Rhode Island chromosome 23, C.striata_1.0, whole genome shotgun sequence genomic DNA carries:
- the naa50 gene encoding N-alpha-acetyltransferase 50 isoform X1, with the protein MKGSRIELGDVTPHNIKQLKRLNQVIFPVSYNDKFYKDVLEVGELAKLAYFNDIAVGAVCCRVDHSQNQKRLYIMTLGCLAPYRRLGIGTKMLNHVLNICEKDGTFDNIYLHVQISNESAIHFYQKFGFEIIETKKNYYKRIEPADAHVLQKSLRSPCAPPTGELQKAE; encoded by the exons ATGAAAGG TAGCCGGATCGAGCTGGGGGATGTTACGCCCCACAACATTAAGCAGCTGAAACGCCTGAACCAGGTCATCTTCCCTGTCAGCTACAACGACAAGTTTTACAAAGATGTACTGGAAGTTGGAGAGCTTGCAAAGCTTG CATACTTCAATGACATAGCAGTGGGTGCTGTGTGCTGCAGAGTGGACCACTCTCAGAACCAGAAGAGACTGTACATCATGACGCTCGGCTGTCTAGCACCCTACCGTAGACTTGGAATCG GCACAAAGATGCTGAATCATGTGCTAAACATCTGTGAGAAGGATGGCACTTTTGACAACATTTACCT TCATGTGCAGATCAGCAATGAGTCAGCCATTCACTTTTACCAGAAGTTTGGCTTTGAGATCATCGAAACAAAAAAGAATTACTACAAGAGGATAGAGCCCGCGGATGCCCATGTGTTGCAGAAGAGTCTGCGCAGCCCATGTGCACCGCCCACCGGAGAGCTTCAGAAGGCAGAATAG
- the naa50 gene encoding N-alpha-acetyltransferase 50 isoform X2: MKGRIELGDVTPHNIKQLKRLNQVIFPVSYNDKFYKDVLEVGELAKLAYFNDIAVGAVCCRVDHSQNQKRLYIMTLGCLAPYRRLGIGTKMLNHVLNICEKDGTFDNIYLHVQISNESAIHFYQKFGFEIIETKKNYYKRIEPADAHVLQKSLRSPCAPPTGELQKAE, translated from the exons ATGAAAGG CCGGATCGAGCTGGGGGATGTTACGCCCCACAACATTAAGCAGCTGAAACGCCTGAACCAGGTCATCTTCCCTGTCAGCTACAACGACAAGTTTTACAAAGATGTACTGGAAGTTGGAGAGCTTGCAAAGCTTG CATACTTCAATGACATAGCAGTGGGTGCTGTGTGCTGCAGAGTGGACCACTCTCAGAACCAGAAGAGACTGTACATCATGACGCTCGGCTGTCTAGCACCCTACCGTAGACTTGGAATCG GCACAAAGATGCTGAATCATGTGCTAAACATCTGTGAGAAGGATGGCACTTTTGACAACATTTACCT TCATGTGCAGATCAGCAATGAGTCAGCCATTCACTTTTACCAGAAGTTTGGCTTTGAGATCATCGAAACAAAAAAGAATTACTACAAGAGGATAGAGCCCGCGGATGCCCATGTGTTGCAGAAGAGTCTGCGCAGCCCATGTGCACCGCCCACCGGAGAGCTTCAGAAGGCAGAATAG